In Streptomyces puniciscabiei, a single genomic region encodes these proteins:
- a CDS encoding putative cobaltochelatase — protein MTTPFPFTAVVGQDDLRLALLLNAVSPAVGGVLVRGEKGTAKSTAVRALSVLLPEVAVVPGCRFSCDPAAPDPSCPDGPHEPGGGARRPARMVELPVGASEDRLVGALDIERALAEGVKAYQPGLLADAHRGILYVDEVNLLHDHLVDLLLDAAAMGASYVEREGVSVRHAARFLLVGTMNPEEGELRPQLLDRFGLTVEVAASREPEQRVEVVRRRLAYDDDPAGFAARWAEEEASVRQRIVAARQLLPQVRLGDGALRQIAATCAAFEVDGMRADIVMARTATALAAWAGRTDVLAEDVRQAALLALPHRRRRNPFDAPGLDEDKLDETLEQFSGDDGSGEDDPDPDGPGGGRPRPDSGPQGGGDGAARPEAGEGGEPQAAGAGEQAPAQASEPFRTKVLSVPGIGEGAAGRRSRARTEHGRTTGSRRPQGALTKLHLAATVQAAAPHQRARGRSGPGLVIRRDDLRQATREGREGNLVLFVVDASGSMAARQRMSAVKGAVLSLLLDAYQRRDKVGLVTFRGASAEVALPPTSSVDAAAARLRSLPTGGRTPLAAGLLRAHEVLRVERLRDPARRALVVVVTDGRATGGPEPVALAGRAARLFAAEGVASVVVDCESGPVRLGLAGQLAGELGGTAVTLDELRADSIAGLVRDVQGNSSRRAA, from the coding sequence GTGACCACCCCCTTCCCCTTCACGGCCGTTGTCGGTCAGGACGACCTGCGGCTCGCGCTGCTGCTGAACGCCGTCTCCCCGGCGGTCGGCGGTGTGCTGGTGCGCGGCGAGAAGGGCACGGCCAAGTCGACGGCGGTACGGGCCCTTTCCGTGCTGCTGCCGGAGGTGGCCGTGGTGCCCGGCTGCCGCTTCTCCTGCGACCCGGCGGCACCGGACCCGTCCTGCCCGGACGGCCCCCACGAGCCGGGCGGCGGTGCCCGGCGGCCCGCGCGGATGGTCGAACTGCCGGTCGGCGCCTCCGAGGACCGGCTGGTCGGGGCCCTGGACATCGAGCGGGCGCTCGCCGAGGGCGTGAAGGCGTATCAGCCGGGCCTGCTGGCCGACGCGCACCGCGGGATCCTCTACGTCGACGAGGTCAACCTCCTCCACGACCACCTGGTGGACCTGCTGCTCGACGCGGCGGCGATGGGTGCCTCGTACGTGGAGCGCGAGGGCGTCTCCGTGCGGCACGCGGCCCGCTTCCTGCTGGTCGGCACCATGAACCCCGAAGAGGGCGAGCTGCGCCCGCAGCTGCTGGACCGGTTCGGGCTGACCGTGGAGGTCGCGGCCTCGCGGGAGCCGGAGCAGCGGGTCGAGGTGGTACGGCGCCGGCTGGCGTACGACGACGACCCGGCCGGTTTCGCCGCGCGGTGGGCCGAGGAGGAGGCCTCCGTACGCCAACGGATCGTCGCGGCACGGCAGTTGCTGCCGCAGGTGCGGCTGGGCGACGGTGCGCTGCGGCAGATCGCGGCGACCTGCGCGGCCTTCGAGGTGGACGGCATGCGCGCCGACATCGTGATGGCGCGTACGGCGACCGCGCTGGCCGCGTGGGCCGGGCGGACCGACGTCCTCGCCGAGGACGTGCGGCAGGCGGCGCTGCTGGCGCTGCCGCACCGCAGGCGGCGTAACCCCTTCGACGCGCCGGGGCTGGACGAGGACAAGCTGGACGAGACGCTGGAGCAGTTCTCCGGGGACGACGGGAGCGGTGAGGACGATCCGGACCCGGACGGTCCCGGCGGCGGTCGGCCGCGGCCCGACTCGGGGCCACAGGGCGGCGGGGACGGCGCCGCGCGGCCCGAGGCCGGTGAGGGCGGGGAACCGCAGGCTGCCGGTGCCGGTGAGCAGGCTCCCGCACAAGCCTCCGAGCCGTTCCGGACCAAGGTGCTGAGCGTGCCCGGGATCGGGGAGGGTGCCGCCGGGCGGCGCTCGCGCGCGCGGACCGAGCACGGGCGGACGACCGGGTCCCGCCGTCCCCAGGGGGCGCTGACCAAGCTGCATCTGGCCGCCACCGTGCAGGCCGCGGCCCCGCACCAGCGGGCGCGCGGCCGGTCCGGGCCGGGACTGGTGATCCGCCGGGACGATCTGCGGCAGGCGACGCGGGAGGGACGCGAGGGCAACCTCGTGCTGTTCGTCGTGGACGCCTCCGGGTCGATGGCGGCGCGGCAGCGGATGAGCGCGGTCAAGGGTGCTGTGCTGTCGCTGCTGCTGGACGCCTATCAGCGGCGGGACAAGGTGGGTCTGGTGACCTTCCGGGGTGCCTCGGCGGAGGTCGCGCTGCCGCCGACCTCCTCCGTGGACGCGGCGGCGGCCCGGCTCCGGTCGCTGCCGACCGGGGGCCGTACCCCGCTCGCGGCGGGGCTGCTCAGGGCGCACGAGGTGCTGCGGGTGGAGCGGCTGCGGGATCCGGCGCGGCGGGCGCTGGTCGTGGTGGTGACCGACGGGCGGGCCACGGGTGGTCCGGAGCCGGTGGCGCTGGCCGGACGTGCGGCGCGGCTGTTCGCGGCCGAGGGGGTCGCGTCGGTGGTCGTGGACTGCGAGTCGGGTCCGGTGCGGCTCGGGCTCGCCGGGCAGCTCGCGGGTGAGCTGGGCGGTACGGCCGTCACGCTGGACGAGCTGCGGGCCGACTCGATCGCCGGTCTCGTCAGAGATGTGCAGGGCAACAGCAGCAGGAGGGCCGCGTAA
- a CDS encoding cobalamin biosynthesis protein, whose amino-acid sequence MGADRTYAYGAAAGLLGDLLLGDPRRGHPVAAFGRAAAAVDRALWHDHRGWGAAHTAVCAGGAVALGTLAARAVRPSPAASVALTAAATWAVVGGTSLAREARTIGRALESGDVDAARARLPHLCGRDPQALDADGIARAVVESVAENTSDAVVGALVWGAVAGVPGLLGFRAVNTLDAMVGHKSPRYRRYGWASARLDDLAGWPGARLTAVLAAAAGPDPLGALRAWKADAPKHPSPNAGPVEASFAGALGVRLGGTLSYGGRVEHRPVLNGDTGRAVRVTDIDRAVRLSRRVGLLALGTTVAARLLVSGVKSLKSPKGRGK is encoded by the coding sequence ATGGGTGCCGATCGCACGTACGCGTACGGCGCCGCCGCCGGCCTTCTCGGTGACCTGCTTCTCGGCGACCCGCGCCGGGGACATCCGGTCGCCGCGTTCGGGCGTGCGGCCGCTGCCGTGGACCGCGCGTTGTGGCACGACCACCGCGGCTGGGGCGCCGCGCACACCGCCGTGTGCGCCGGTGGCGCCGTCGCACTCGGCACGCTGGCCGCACGCGCCGTGCGCCCCTCCCCCGCCGCCTCCGTCGCGCTGACCGCCGCGGCCACCTGGGCAGTGGTGGGCGGTACGTCGCTCGCCCGGGAGGCCCGCACGATCGGGCGCGCCCTGGAGTCCGGGGACGTCGATGCGGCGCGGGCGCGGCTGCCGCATCTGTGCGGCCGGGACCCGCAGGCGCTGGACGCCGACGGGATCGCCCGGGCCGTCGTCGAGTCGGTCGCGGAGAACACCTCGGACGCCGTCGTGGGCGCCCTGGTGTGGGGGGCCGTCGCCGGGGTGCCGGGACTGCTGGGCTTCCGGGCCGTCAACACCCTGGACGCGATGGTCGGTCACAAGTCCCCCCGCTACCGCCGCTACGGCTGGGCCTCGGCCCGGCTGGACGACCTGGCCGGCTGGCCGGGGGCCCGGCTGACCGCCGTACTCGCCGCCGCGGCCGGACCCGACCCGCTCGGTGCCCTGCGCGCCTGGAAGGCCGACGCCCCCAAGCACCCGAGCCCCAACGCCGGGCCCGTGGAAGCCTCCTTCGCGGGCGCGCTCGGTGTGCGGCTCGGCGGCACCCTCTCCTACGGCGGCCGCGTCGAGCACCGGCCCGTGCTCAACGGGGACACCGGCCGGGCCGTTCGGGTCACCGACATCGACCGGGCCGTACGGCTCTCCCGCCGCGTCGGCCTGCTCGCGCTCGGCACCACGGTCGCCGCGCGCCTCCTCGTCAGCGGCGTCAAGAGCCTCAAGAGCCCGAAGGGACGTGGGAAGTGA
- a CDS encoding cobyrinate a,c-diamide synthase has translation MTSSVPRLVIAAPSSGSGKTTVATGLMAAFTARGLAVSPHKVGPDYIDPGYHALATGRVGRNLDAYLCGPELVAPLFLHGARGCDLAVVEGVMGLYDGAAGEGELASTAHVAKLLRAPVVLVVDASSQSRSVAALVHGFASWDPEVRVGGVILNKVASDRHEELLREALDQSGVPVLGVLRRVPQADTPSRHLGLVPVAERRSGATDAVAAMAAQVERGCDLQALLGLARSAGDLSCAPWEPPVTPTRKREVVAVAGGSAFTFSYAEHTELLTAAGAEVVTFDPLRDEQLPDGAAGLVIGGGFPEVYAAELSANEPLRKAVAELALAGAPVAAECAGLLYLCRQLDGQPMCGVLDATARMTERLTLGYRDAVAVGDSVLAVAGTRMRGHEFHRTVVEPGVGEAPAWGVRAPVRRVEGFVQRGVHASYLHTHWASEPGVARRFVERCRTS, from the coding sequence GTGACGTCGTCGGTGCCTCGGCTGGTCATCGCCGCGCCTTCGTCGGGCAGCGGCAAGACCACCGTCGCCACGGGGCTGATGGCCGCGTTCACCGCGCGGGGGCTCGCCGTGTCCCCGCACAAGGTCGGGCCGGACTACATCGACCCCGGGTACCACGCCCTCGCGACCGGGCGGGTGGGGCGCAACCTCGACGCGTACCTGTGCGGGCCGGAGCTGGTCGCTCCGCTGTTCCTGCACGGGGCGCGGGGCTGTGACCTGGCCGTGGTCGAGGGCGTGATGGGGCTGTACGACGGGGCGGCCGGGGAGGGTGAACTGGCGTCCACCGCCCATGTCGCCAAGCTGCTGCGGGCGCCGGTGGTGCTCGTCGTCGACGCGTCGTCGCAGTCGCGGTCGGTGGCGGCGCTGGTGCACGGGTTCGCTTCCTGGGATCCGGAGGTGCGGGTCGGGGGCGTGATCCTGAACAAGGTCGCGTCCGACCGGCATGAGGAGTTGCTGCGGGAGGCGCTGGATCAGTCAGGGGTGCCCGTGCTGGGGGTGCTGCGGCGGGTTCCTCAGGCGGACACGCCGTCCCGCCATCTGGGACTGGTACCGGTGGCCGAGCGACGGTCCGGCGCGACGGACGCGGTGGCGGCGATGGCCGCCCAGGTGGAGCGCGGTTGCGATCTCCAGGCCCTGCTGGGACTGGCGCGCAGTGCGGGAGACCTGTCCTGCGCCCCGTGGGAACCGCCCGTCACCCCAACGCGGAAGCGTGAGGTGGTCGCCGTCGCCGGTGGTTCCGCGTTCACCTTCTCCTACGCCGAGCACACCGAGCTGCTCACCGCCGCCGGTGCCGAGGTCGTCACCTTCGATCCGCTCCGGGACGAGCAACTGCCCGACGGCGCCGCCGGGTTGGTCATCGGCGGCGGTTTCCCCGAGGTGTACGCCGCCGAGCTGTCCGCCAACGAGCCGCTGCGGAAGGCCGTCGCCGAACTGGCCCTCGCCGGTGCTCCCGTCGCCGCCGAATGCGCCGGGCTGCTCTACCTGTGCCGCCAGCTGGACGGGCAGCCGATGTGCGGCGTCCTGGACGCCACCGCGCGCATGACGGAACGGCTGACCCTCGGCTACCGGGACGCCGTGGCCGTCGGGGACAGTGTGCTGGCCGTCGCCGGGACCCGGATGCGGGGGCACGAGTTCCATCGCACGGTCGTCGAGCCCGGCGTCGGTGAGGCTCCCGCCTGGGGCGTGCGGGCGCCCGTCCGGCGGGTCGAAGGTTTCGTGCAGCGGGGCGTGCACGCGAGTTATCTGCACACGCACTGGGCGTCCGAGCCCGGTGTCGCCCGTCGGTTCGTGGAGAGGTGCCGGACGTCATGA
- a CDS encoding cobyric acid synthase: MNGGLLVAGTTSDAGKSVVTAGICRWLVRQGVKVAPFKAQNMSLNSFVTREGAEIGRAQAMQAQACRIEPTALMNPVLLKPGGEQSSQVVLLGKPVGELSARGYHGGRQQKLLGTVLDCLAELRGTYDAVICEGAGSPAEINLRRTDIVNMGIARGARLPVLIVGDIDRGGVFASFFGTVALLSPEDQELVAGFLVNKFRGDVSLLEPGLEMLYGLTGRRKYGVLPFRHGLGIDEEDGLRVSLRGTVRESTVAPPVGEDVLRVAVCAIPLMSNFTDVDALAAEPGVVVRFVDRPEELADADLVVIPGTRGTVRALEWLRERGLADALVRRAAEGRPVLGVCGGFQILGEHIEDEVESRAGAVDGLGVLPVRVRFAREKTLTRPSGEALGERVEGYEIHHGVAEVLGGEPFLDGCRVGQAWGTHWHGSLESDGFRRAFLREVAAAAGRRFVPAPDTSFAALREEQLDRLGDLIEQHADTDALWRLIESGAPQGLPFIPPGAPA; this comes from the coding sequence GTGAACGGGGGACTCCTCGTCGCCGGCACCACCTCCGACGCCGGCAAGAGCGTCGTGACGGCCGGGATCTGCCGGTGGCTGGTGCGTCAGGGTGTGAAGGTCGCGCCGTTCAAGGCGCAGAACATGTCGCTCAACTCCTTCGTGACCCGCGAGGGCGCCGAGATCGGGCGGGCACAGGCGATGCAGGCGCAGGCGTGCCGGATCGAGCCGACCGCGCTGATGAACCCGGTGCTGCTCAAGCCGGGCGGCGAACAGAGCAGCCAGGTGGTGCTGCTGGGCAAGCCGGTGGGCGAGCTGAGCGCGCGCGGGTACCACGGCGGGCGGCAGCAGAAGCTCCTCGGCACCGTGCTGGACTGCCTGGCCGAGTTGCGGGGCACGTATGACGCGGTGATCTGTGAGGGCGCGGGCTCCCCGGCGGAGATCAATCTGCGCCGGACGGACATCGTGAACATGGGGATCGCCCGGGGTGCGCGGCTGCCCGTGCTCATCGTCGGCGACATCGACCGCGGGGGCGTCTTCGCGTCCTTCTTCGGGACCGTGGCCCTGCTGTCGCCGGAGGACCAGGAGCTGGTCGCCGGGTTCCTGGTGAACAAGTTCCGGGGGGATGTCTCCCTGCTGGAGCCCGGACTGGAGATGCTGTACGGCCTCACCGGGCGGCGCAAGTACGGCGTGCTGCCGTTCCGGCACGGGCTCGGCATCGACGAGGAGGACGGGCTGAGGGTCTCCCTGCGCGGAACCGTCCGGGAGTCCACCGTGGCTCCCCCCGTCGGGGAGGACGTGCTGCGGGTCGCCGTGTGCGCGATTCCGCTCATGTCCAACTTCACCGACGTGGACGCGCTGGCCGCCGAACCGGGTGTGGTGGTGCGGTTCGTGGACCGGCCGGAGGAGCTGGCGGACGCGGACCTGGTCGTCATCCCGGGCACGCGCGGAACCGTGCGGGCGCTGGAGTGGCTGCGCGAGCGCGGGCTCGCGGACGCCCTCGTCCGAAGGGCCGCCGAAGGGCGCCCGGTCCTCGGCGTCTGCGGCGGCTTCCAGATCCTCGGCGAGCACATCGAGGACGAGGTCGAGTCGCGGGCCGGCGCGGTCGACGGGCTCGGCGTGCTGCCCGTGCGGGTGCGGTTCGCCCGCGAGAAGACCCTCACCCGGCCGTCCGGAGAGGCCCTCGGCGAGCGGGTCGAGGGGTACGAGATCCACCACGGAGTGGCCGAAGTCCTGGGCGGGGAGCCCTTCCTGGACGGCTGCCGGGTCGGCCAGGCCTGGGGCACCCACTGGCACGGTTCCCTGGAGTCGGACGGCTTCCGGCGGGCCTTCCTGCGCGAGGTGGCCGCCGCCGCGGGCCGCCGCTTCGTGCCCGCGCCGGACACCTCCTTCGCCGCGCTGCGCGAGGAGCAGCTCGACCGGCTCGGCGACCTGATCGAACAGCACGCGGACACGGACGCGCTGTGGCGGCTCATCGAGTCGGGCGCGCCGCAAGGACTGCCTTTCATCCCACCGGGAGCGCCTGCATGA
- the cobN gene encoding cobaltochelatase subunit CobN, translated as MSTVLLLSTADTDLLAARASGADYRIGNPTRVDVEQELPGLLAGADLAVVRLLGGKRAWEDGLAALRAAGIPTVLLGGEAVPDAELMAESSVPAGVVAEALKYLVEGGPANLLELSRFLSDTVLLTGEGFEEPRKMPEYGVHGCYELREGRPTVGVLFYRAHELSGNTAFVDTLCEAIEAAGANALPLYCGSLRGADAGLYELLGKADALIATVLAAGGTHASQASAGGDEEAWDIGALADLDIPVLQGLCLTSSRSAWEESDAALSPMDAAMQVAIPEFDGRLITVPFSFKEQGPDEVPVYVADPERAARVAGIALRHARLKHKPNAEKKVALVFTAYPTKHSRVGNAVGLDTPASAVRVLDALRDAGYSLTEYPSGGDELIHRLIEAGGHDVEWLTEEQLAAAPARVPLADYRAWFDRLDPDLKEAMTEAWGEPPGSLYVDGDDIVLASLQFGNVVVTIQPPRGFGENPIAIYHDPDMPPSHHYMAAYRWLENSFGADAIVHMGKHGTMEWLPGKGLGLSRGCAPDAVLGDLPLIYPFIVNDPGEGTQAKRRGHATVVDHLVPPMARADTYGDLAKLEQLLDEYALVSDLDPAKAPAVRAQIWTLVKAAELHHDLHVDEQPDDAEFDEFVMHIDGYLCEIKDVQIRDGLHILGGGPVGEPRVNLVLAVLRASQVWGGQANALPGLRASLAAHFGLVEKELLAEPGAPVKVPVELTDLVEGPARTASDAIDLLEQLCRRIAEGMEERAWDRAAVPAVLGDVLRTELPDAVAVLEFACDEVVPRLARTTDEIGHILRALDGGYVPAGPSGSPTRGLVNVLPTGRNFYSVDPKAIPSRLSWEVGQSLADSLVQRYLQDTGEYPKSVGLTVWGTSAMRTQGDDIAEILALLGCRPVWDDASRRVTGFEVVPLQELGRPRIDVTVRISGFFRDAFPHVVGLIDDAVRAVAELDEPAGSNFVKAHADEDAAGHGDRRRATARIFGSKPGAYGAGLLPLIDARNWRSDADLAEVYAVWGGYAYGRGLDGRAARGDMETAFRRIAVAAKNVDTREHDLVDADDYFQYHGGMVAMVRHLTGANPEAYVGDSAVPDQVRTRTLGEETHRVFRARVVNPRWMAAMRRHGYKGAFEMAATVDYLFGYDATAGVVDDWMYEKLSAEYVFDPENRDFMRKSNPWALRGITERLLEAADRGLWAEPDADTLERLRATYLELEGDLEGDDQ; from the coding sequence ATGAGCACAGTGTTGTTGTTGTCGACCGCCGACACGGATCTGCTGGCGGCCCGGGCCTCGGGCGCGGACTACCGGATCGGCAACCCGACGCGGGTGGACGTCGAGCAGGAGCTGCCGGGGCTGCTGGCGGGCGCGGACCTCGCCGTCGTACGGCTGCTGGGCGGCAAGCGGGCCTGGGAGGACGGGCTCGCGGCGCTGAGGGCGGCAGGGATCCCGACCGTGCTGCTGGGCGGCGAGGCCGTGCCGGACGCGGAGCTGATGGCCGAGTCGAGCGTGCCGGCCGGTGTGGTGGCGGAGGCCCTGAAGTACCTGGTCGAGGGCGGTCCCGCGAACCTGCTGGAGCTGTCCCGGTTCCTGTCGGACACCGTGCTGCTGACCGGTGAGGGCTTCGAGGAACCGCGGAAGATGCCGGAGTACGGCGTCCACGGCTGCTACGAGCTGCGGGAGGGCCGTCCGACCGTGGGCGTGCTCTTCTACCGGGCGCACGAGCTCAGCGGCAACACCGCCTTCGTGGACACCCTGTGCGAGGCGATCGAGGCGGCGGGCGCCAACGCGCTGCCCCTCTACTGCGGTTCGCTGCGCGGCGCGGACGCCGGGCTGTACGAGCTGCTGGGGAAGGCGGACGCGCTGATCGCGACCGTGCTGGCGGCAGGCGGCACGCACGCCTCGCAGGCCTCGGCGGGCGGTGACGAGGAGGCCTGGGACATCGGCGCGCTCGCCGATCTCGACATCCCTGTGCTGCAAGGACTCTGCCTCACCTCCTCGCGGTCCGCGTGGGAGGAGTCGGACGCCGCCCTCTCCCCCATGGACGCGGCGATGCAGGTCGCGATCCCGGAGTTCGACGGCCGGCTGATCACCGTGCCGTTCTCCTTCAAGGAGCAGGGTCCCGACGAGGTCCCGGTGTACGTCGCCGATCCCGAGCGGGCCGCGCGGGTGGCGGGAATCGCCCTGCGGCACGCGCGGTTGAAGCACAAGCCGAACGCCGAGAAGAAGGTCGCGCTGGTCTTCACCGCGTACCCGACCAAGCACTCCCGGGTCGGCAACGCGGTCGGTCTGGACACGCCCGCCTCGGCGGTGCGGGTGCTGGACGCGCTCCGGGACGCCGGTTACTCGCTGACCGAATACCCCTCCGGGGGCGACGAGTTGATCCACCGGCTGATCGAGGCCGGCGGCCACGACGTCGAGTGGCTGACCGAGGAGCAGCTGGCGGCGGCGCCCGCGCGGGTGCCGCTGGCGGACTACCGGGCGTGGTTCGACAGGCTCGACCCGGACCTCAAGGAAGCCATGACCGAGGCGTGGGGCGAGCCGCCGGGCAGCCTGTACGTCGACGGCGACGACATCGTGCTGGCGTCCCTCCAGTTCGGGAACGTCGTGGTCACGATCCAGCCGCCGCGCGGCTTCGGCGAGAACCCGATCGCGATCTACCACGACCCGGACATGCCGCCCTCGCACCACTACATGGCGGCGTACCGGTGGCTGGAGAACTCGTTCGGTGCCGACGCGATCGTGCACATGGGCAAGCACGGCACGATGGAGTGGCTGCCCGGCAAGGGGCTGGGTCTGTCGCGGGGGTGCGCTCCGGACGCCGTCCTCGGCGACCTGCCGCTGATCTACCCGTTCATCGTCAACGACCCCGGTGAGGGCACCCAGGCCAAGCGGCGCGGGCACGCCACGGTGGTGGACCACCTCGTGCCGCCGATGGCCCGGGCCGACACCTACGGCGACCTGGCCAAGCTGGAGCAGCTGCTGGACGAGTACGCGCTCGTCTCCGACCTGGACCCGGCGAAGGCCCCGGCCGTCCGCGCCCAGATCTGGACGCTGGTCAAGGCGGCCGAGCTGCACCACGACCTGCATGTGGACGAGCAGCCGGACGACGCCGAGTTCGACGAGTTCGTCATGCACATCGACGGCTATCTGTGCGAGATCAAGGACGTGCAGATCCGCGACGGCCTGCACATCCTGGGCGGCGGCCCGGTCGGTGAGCCCCGGGTGAACCTGGTGCTGGCCGTGCTGCGCGCCTCGCAGGTGTGGGGCGGGCAGGCGAACGCGCTGCCGGGGCTCAGGGCATCCCTCGCCGCCCACTTCGGGCTGGTGGAGAAGGAGCTGCTGGCCGAGCCCGGTGCCCCGGTGAAGGTGCCGGTGGAGCTGACCGACCTGGTGGAGGGGCCGGCGCGTACCGCCTCCGACGCGATCGACCTGCTGGAGCAGCTGTGCCGGCGGATCGCGGAGGGCATGGAGGAGCGGGCCTGGGACCGCGCGGCCGTACCCGCCGTCCTCGGTGACGTGCTCCGCACCGAACTCCCGGACGCCGTCGCGGTGCTGGAGTTCGCCTGCGACGAGGTCGTCCCCCGCCTCGCGCGCACCACCGACGAGATCGGGCACATCCTGCGGGCCCTGGACGGCGGCTACGTCCCGGCCGGCCCGTCGGGTTCGCCGACCCGTGGCCTGGTGAACGTGCTGCCGACCGGCCGGAACTTCTACTCGGTGGACCCCAAGGCCATTCCGTCACGGCTGAGCTGGGAGGTCGGTCAGTCGCTGGCCGACTCCCTGGTGCAGAGGTACCTGCAGGACACGGGCGAGTACCCGAAGTCGGTGGGCCTGACCGTCTGGGGCACGTCGGCGATGCGCACCCAGGGCGACGACATCGCCGAGATCCTGGCGCTGCTGGGCTGCCGTCCGGTGTGGGACGACGCCTCGCGCCGGGTCACGGGCTTCGAGGTGGTCCCGCTCCAGGAGCTGGGCCGGCCGCGCATCGACGTCACGGTCCGTATCTCCGGGTTCTTCCGGGACGCGTTCCCGCACGTCGTCGGCCTGATCGACGACGCCGTACGGGCCGTGGCCGAGCTGGACGAGCCCGCCGGGAGCAACTTCGTGAAGGCCCACGCCGACGAGGACGCCGCCGGGCACGGCGACCGGCGGCGCGCGACGGCCCGGATCTTCGGCTCCAAGCCGGGGGCGTACGGCGCGGGTCTGCTGCCGCTGATCGACGCCCGGAACTGGCGCTCGGACGCCGACCTCGCCGAGGTGTACGCCGTCTGGGGCGGCTACGCCTACGGGCGCGGGCTCGACGGGCGGGCGGCGCGCGGGGACATGGAGACGGCGTTCAGGCGGATCGCGGTGGCGGCCAAGAACGTCGACACGCGCGAGCACGACCTGGTCGACGCCGACGACTACTTCCAGTACCACGGCGGCATGGTGGCCATGGTGCGGCACCTGACCGGCGCCAACCCCGAGGCGTACGTGGGCGATTCCGCCGTACCCGACCAGGTGAGGACCCGCACGCTCGGCGAGGAGACCCACCGGGTCTTCCGGGCCCGGGTGGTCAACCCGCGCTGGATGGCGGCCATGCGCCGGCACGGCTACAAGGGCGCCTTCGAGATGGCGGCGACGGTGGACTACCTGTTCGGCTACGACGCCACCGCCGGCGTGGTCGACGACTGGATGTACGAGAAGCTCAGCGCGGAGTACGTCTTCGACCCGGAGAACCGGGACTTCATGAGGAAGTCCAACCCGTGGGCGCTGCGCGGCATCACCGAGCGGCTGCTGGAGGCGGCGGACCGGGGCCTGTGGGCCGAGCCGGACGCGGACACGCTGGAGCGGCTGCGGGCCACCTACCTGGAGCTCGAAGGCGACTTGGAGGGCGACGACCAGTGA
- the cobO gene encoding cob(I)yrinic acid a,c-diamide adenosyltransferase, whose amino-acid sequence MPQGQPSVVPDDGLTTRQRRNRPLVVVHTGVGKGKSTAAFGLALRAWNQGWPIGVFQFVKSAKWKVGEENALRVLGASGEGGTVDWHKMGEGWSWVQRDIQGDNATNEEKAREGWEQVKRDLAAETYRLYVLDEFAYPMHWGWVDTDEVVDVLRNRPGTQHVVITGRNAPEKLVDFADLVTDMSKVKHPMDVGQKGQKGIEW is encoded by the coding sequence ATGCCTCAGGGGCAGCCGAGTGTCGTACCCGATGACGGCTTGACGACTCGTCAGCGGCGCAACCGTCCGCTGGTCGTCGTGCACACCGGTGTCGGCAAGGGCAAGTCCACCGCCGCGTTCGGGCTCGCGCTGCGGGCCTGGAACCAGGGGTGGCCGATCGGGGTGTTCCAGTTCGTCAAGTCCGCGAAGTGGAAGGTCGGCGAGGAGAACGCCCTGCGGGTGCTCGGCGCCTCCGGCGAGGGCGGCACCGTCGACTGGCACAAGATGGGCGAGGGCTGGTCGTGGGTCCAGCGGGACATCCAGGGTGACAACGCGACCAACGAGGAGAAGGCCCGGGAGGGCTGGGAGCAGGTCAAGCGGGACCTGGCCGCCGAGACCTACCGGCTGTACGTGCTGGACGAGTTCGCCTACCCCATGCACTGGGGGTGGGTGGACACCGACGAGGTCGTGGACGTGCTGCGGAACCGGCCCGGTACCCAGCATGTGGTGATCACCGGGCGGAACGCGCCGGAGAAGCTGGTGGACTTCGCCGACCTCGTCACCGACATGTCCAAGGTCAAGCACCCCATGGACGTGGGGCAGAAGGGCCAGAAGGGCATCGAGTGGTGA